Proteins found in one Aneurinibacillus uraniidurans genomic segment:
- a CDS encoding DUF4179 domain-containing protein, whose product MNEKKMDEMLSRLGREKTEVPDFFSKGLADALNNLPELPAAIPPRKSPRWPYVAGAVAVTTLCVIGSGFVSPAMAQVLREVPLIGSVFEKTGDPVLKDMSERGLTSQPQKIATDKGVEMTITDVFYDGSRLAIGYKLKPQNNQPLKVSSDLMPLQWKIGVKETDQIQWIGDAKEVARDNGEYVGKIDLNFEIEEKSLENFTLQLDVEAIHGVAGNWKFILPISMEKTAKASTTFRPMVTKKWNGMTYTVERVTFSPATTQVIVKRTVSKEKMNDFYYIGYDEHMKRMSGGPSSGSAPKDEGNGMVTITDTLKFAAMQDIPKQITIEALIPHQLGSGSKADEKSRQSTFITVPLTEKK is encoded by the coding sequence ATGAATGAGAAGAAAATGGACGAGATGCTGAGCCGATTGGGACGGGAAAAAACAGAAGTGCCAGATTTTTTCAGTAAGGGACTTGCGGACGCATTAAACAATCTTCCGGAACTCCCAGCTGCGATTCCGCCACGCAAAAGTCCCCGTTGGCCGTACGTAGCAGGGGCGGTCGCGGTTACGACGCTATGTGTGATCGGGTCTGGATTCGTTTCTCCGGCAATGGCTCAAGTTCTCCGTGAGGTTCCTCTGATTGGTTCGGTATTTGAAAAGACTGGAGATCCAGTGCTGAAAGACATGAGTGAGCGTGGTTTGACATCCCAGCCGCAAAAAATAGCGACTGATAAAGGCGTTGAGATGACGATAACGGATGTGTTCTATGACGGTTCACGGCTGGCGATTGGCTACAAGCTAAAGCCGCAGAACAATCAACCGCTTAAAGTAAGCAGCGATCTGATGCCCTTGCAATGGAAGATTGGTGTGAAGGAAACCGACCAAATCCAGTGGATCGGCGATGCGAAGGAAGTAGCGCGTGATAACGGAGAATATGTGGGAAAGATTGACCTCAATTTTGAGATAGAAGAAAAGTCGCTGGAGAACTTCACGTTGCAGCTTGATGTAGAAGCAATTCATGGTGTCGCAGGAAATTGGAAATTTATCCTGCCGATCTCGATGGAAAAAACGGCAAAGGCGAGTACGACATTCCGGCCTATGGTAACAAAGAAATGGAACGGCATGACGTATACGGTAGAAAGGGTGACGTTTTCACCGGCAACAACGCAGGTCATTGTCAAGCGGACCGTGTCAAAAGAGAAGATGAATGATTTCTACTACATCGGCTATGATGAACACATGAAACGGATGTCAGGAGGGCCGAGCTCGGGAAGTGCACCGAAAGATGAAGGTAATGGCATGGTCACGATCACAGATACATTAAAATTTGCTGCCATGCAAGACATTCCGAAGCAGATTACAATTGAAGCGCTGATTCCTCACCAGCTAGGTTCAGGGAGTAAAGCGGATGAAAAATCGCGTCAGTCGACCTTTATTACTGTTCCGCTTACTGAGAAAAAATAG
- a CDS encoding sigma-70 family RNA polymerase sigma factor, producing the protein MDTDFYEYNVIQAQQGDREAFVRLIKQCETSIYKIARSILKSDTECLDAAQEAVMKAYASIRSVREPKFFKTWLIRIVMNECQRIIRQKKRVIPMEEIIEQQACSTFEGDMALQDAVQALEDDLRIVIMLYYFEDLSVKEMARLLEIPEGTVKSRLTRARTKLAVSYTVEKKEGRLCHE; encoded by the coding sequence GTGGACACTGATTTCTACGAATACAATGTCATCCAGGCACAGCAGGGTGACCGGGAAGCGTTCGTACGTTTAATTAAGCAGTGTGAAACGAGCATCTATAAAATCGCCCGTTCAATTTTAAAGTCCGATACAGAATGCTTAGATGCCGCGCAGGAGGCTGTAATGAAAGCGTACGCATCAATCCGGAGCGTACGTGAGCCGAAGTTTTTTAAAACGTGGCTCATACGGATTGTCATGAATGAATGTCAGCGCATTATTCGACAGAAAAAACGGGTGATTCCGATGGAGGAAATTATAGAGCAGCAGGCCTGCTCAACATTTGAAGGAGATATGGCGCTACAGGATGCTGTTCAGGCACTTGAAGATGATTTACGGATCGTCATTATGCTGTATTATTTCGAAGACTTATCGGTAAAAGAAATGGCTCGCCTGCTGGAAATACCGGAAGGAACGGTAAAGTCTCGACTAACGAGGGCGCGGACGAAATTAGCTGTATCGTACACGGTGGAGAAAAAGGAAGGGAGATTGTGCCATGAATGA
- the secF gene encoding protein translocase subunit SecF produces the protein MSDKCTDYRFDFVTHRKKYFILSAFLIVAGIISLCTMNLNLGIDFKSGTRIQVQIGKVFNEDDVKQTVEKIGLKPGSITTAGSKNDMAVLQFPEPLHKDQVAALTKAVQAAYGNHVDVQESMVNPMISRELARSALYSILIASVGIVIYTTIRFEFRFALSSIAALLHNVFLVITLFSLFQIEVDLPFIAAILTIVGYSIHDNIIIFDRIRDNLKRVKVKTVQDVEHVVNYSIGQTLARSINTVLTVLICSLALYIFGGESIRNFTLALIIGLTFGAYSSIFIASQIWVSWRGYDFKRKCM, from the coding sequence ATGAGTGATAAATGTACGGATTATCGATTTGACTTTGTTACGCATCGAAAAAAATATTTTATCCTTTCCGCATTTTTGATTGTTGCAGGGATTATTTCTCTCTGTACGATGAATCTAAATCTAGGAATTGATTTTAAGAGCGGGACAAGGATTCAAGTTCAGATCGGAAAAGTGTTCAATGAGGACGATGTGAAACAAACGGTAGAAAAAATAGGCTTGAAGCCGGGAAGTATTACAACCGCGGGAAGTAAGAACGACATGGCAGTGCTTCAATTTCCCGAGCCGCTTCATAAAGATCAGGTAGCCGCGTTAACGAAAGCGGTGCAGGCGGCATACGGCAATCACGTAGACGTGCAGGAAAGTATGGTCAATCCGATGATCAGTCGCGAACTCGCGCGTTCGGCGCTGTACTCGATACTCATTGCATCGGTTGGGATTGTGATCTATACGACAATTCGCTTCGAATTTCGGTTTGCACTTTCGTCTATTGCTGCGCTATTGCACAACGTGTTTCTGGTGATCACGCTGTTCAGTCTGTTTCAGATTGAGGTGGATTTACCGTTTATCGCTGCGATTTTAACGATTGTTGGGTACTCCATTCACGATAATATTATTATTTTTGACCGCATTCGGGATAACTTGAAACGGGTGAAAGTGAAAACGGTGCAAGATGTTGAGCATGTCGTGAATTACAGTATCGGTCAGACGCTAGCCCGTTCGATCAATACGGTGTTGACGGTACTCATTTGTTCGCTTGCGCTTTATATTTTTGGCGGTGAAAGCATTCGCAATTTTACACTTGCGTTGATTATCGGGTTGACATTCGGTGCGTACTCTTCTATCTTCATTGCTAGCCAGATCTGGGTATCGTGGAGAGGGTATGATTTTAAAAGAAAATGTATGTAA
- the secD gene encoding protein translocase subunit SecD, with the protein MIKWGKLGALCLIVLMVVILVVMTGTKIAKQTTLGLDLRGGFEILYEVSPLDAKQNVTKQLLSDTEKALDKRVNALGMAEPSIQVEGDNRIRVQLAGVTDQERARNLIGKPAHLTFRDMQGNVLMEGRDLAESGAQGVLDSQTQQAVVTLQFKDAKKFADVTQKYVGQPMAIFLDDQPITTAIIKEIIPNGLARIDGQEDIQKAKELAAILNAGVLPVKMKEVFSTSVGAKLGQEALQSGVKAGMIGTLLVFVFMMVYYRMPGVIACITLVAYIYLLILLQNLMGATLTLPGIAAFVLGIGMAVDANIIMYERMKEELYSGKSYLSALRAGSKRSLRTILDANVTSVIGALVLFYFGSSAIRGFAVTLILSIVVSLLTAVAGSRFLLSLAVRSNAFNKPVYYGARGRDQHE; encoded by the coding sequence ATGATAAAATGGGGGAAGCTTGGTGCTTTATGTCTGATTGTTTTGATGGTAGTAATACTCGTCGTTATGACCGGGACAAAAATTGCGAAGCAGACAACACTTGGATTAGACTTACGTGGCGGCTTCGAAATTTTATATGAAGTATCGCCATTAGACGCCAAGCAAAACGTAACGAAGCAACTGCTGAGTGATACAGAAAAAGCATTGGATAAACGGGTGAATGCGCTTGGGATGGCGGAGCCTAGTATCCAGGTTGAGGGAGATAATCGCATTCGTGTGCAGTTAGCGGGGGTTACAGATCAAGAGCGAGCACGGAATCTGATCGGGAAGCCCGCACATTTAACATTTCGGGACATGCAGGGGAATGTGCTGATGGAAGGGCGTGACCTTGCCGAGAGCGGGGCACAGGGCGTGTTGGACTCACAAACTCAGCAGGCGGTTGTTACGCTTCAGTTTAAAGATGCGAAAAAGTTTGCGGATGTCACACAGAAATATGTCGGACAGCCGATGGCGATCTTTCTTGATGATCAACCTATTACGACCGCAATCATCAAAGAAATCATTCCGAACGGTCTTGCTCGAATTGATGGACAAGAGGACATTCAGAAAGCAAAAGAGCTGGCCGCGATTTTAAATGCGGGCGTACTTCCGGTGAAAATGAAAGAAGTATTTTCTACAAGTGTAGGAGCCAAGCTCGGACAGGAAGCGCTGCAGAGCGGAGTGAAAGCAGGGATGATCGGCACGCTCCTGGTGTTTGTATTTATGATGGTGTATTATCGCATGCCTGGTGTGATCGCCTGTATTACGCTGGTGGCCTATATTTATTTGCTCATACTGCTTCAGAATCTCATGGGGGCCACATTAACATTGCCGGGAATTGCGGCGTTCGTGCTCGGGATCGGGATGGCGGTGGATGCGAACATTATTATGTACGAGCGTATGAAAGAGGAGTTGTACTCTGGAAAATCGTATCTGTCCGCGCTGCGGGCTGGTTCCAAACGCTCCTTGCGCACGATTCTTGATGCGAATGTGACCAGTGTAATTGGTGCGCTTGTTTTGTTCTACTTCGGTTCGAGTGCCATCCGAGGATTTGCGGTAACGCTTATCTTAAGCATTGTGGTAAGTCTGCTTACAGCGGTTGCAGGTTCACGTTTTTTACTGAGCCTTGCTGTTCGCTCCAACGCATTTAATAAACCGGTGTATTACGGGGCGAGGGGGCGTGATCAGCATGAGTGA
- a CDS encoding helix-turn-helix domain-containing protein, whose amino-acid sequence MDFAKIGAHIRDIRKSLKITQGEIAHGICTQGLISRIEKGELIPSADILYKISKKLGVDINYFFHYAETPSLAYVQEVMYQVRKFIRDRNYQEVAEIIHVEMKNPLFQPPAFQQFLLWHHGICTYYIQKNMEEAFALIQKALDMSEPGSNTYSERNIEILNSMAILYSEEGQHKEAIAILEKAMTHLKALSHQKDARIEIRLLYSLAKSLTIEGQYENSIHYCQRGSKLCLQAESLYLFGEMTFQHGYNLLQLNRKEEALVYLYRARNIFQLQNNVNFVAYIDEEIRYLD is encoded by the coding sequence ATGGATTTCGCCAAAATAGGCGCGCACATTCGAGACATACGAAAGTCATTAAAAATAACTCAGGGAGAAATCGCACACGGAATTTGCACGCAGGGATTAATTAGCCGCATTGAGAAAGGAGAGTTAATTCCTTCCGCTGACATTCTCTATAAAATCTCGAAAAAACTCGGTGTAGATATTAATTACTTCTTTCATTATGCGGAAACACCAAGTCTTGCATATGTACAAGAGGTGATGTATCAAGTGCGCAAGTTCATACGGGATCGTAATTATCAAGAGGTCGCCGAAATCATACATGTTGAAATGAAAAATCCACTATTTCAGCCGCCTGCCTTCCAGCAATTTTTACTCTGGCATCATGGAATCTGCACATACTACATCCAGAAAAATATGGAGGAAGCATTTGCACTTATTCAGAAAGCGCTTGATATGAGTGAACCGGGGAGCAACACTTATTCAGAACGTAACATTGAAATATTGAACAGCATGGCTATTTTATATAGCGAAGAAGGGCAGCATAAAGAGGCCATTGCTATTTTAGAAAAAGCAATGACCCATTTAAAAGCGTTGTCCCATCAAAAAGATGCTCGAATCGAAATTCGCTTGCTGTATAGCTTAGCCAAATCCCTCACAATCGAAGGGCAATATGAAAATTCCATTCATTACTGTCAAAGAGGAAGCAAGCTATGTCTTCAAGCCGAATCACTCTACTTGTTTGGAGAGATGACGTTTCAACACGGGTATAATTTATTACAATTGAATCGGAAAGAAGAAGCGCTTGTGTATCTTTATCGGGCTCGCAATATTTTTCAGCTGCAAAATAACGTAAATTTCGTGGCGTACATAGATGAAGAAATACGCTATCTGGATTAA
- a CDS encoding gamma-glutamylcyclotransferase, translating to MINKAFVYGTLCKGESNHHVVSPFVQSTSEATIQGWLYHLPYGYPTMIPGAGKVSGQLLELRDVPAALAAMDWLEGYEANCPDNEYERIVTTVVTEDGQTHDCYVYIYPDRHQNRLEPDAIFLPAGDWRAYQRGEAWEMYFAYGSCMNRDSFAVDVPVYRVLSRAVLDDYRIGFTHYSAYKWQGGVADVLPASGRQTEGVLYAIPADLLPALDRREGVKAGIYERIMVEVKVENRMVQAWTYTVVNKQPDMAPSPAYRDTIIAGSDLLSEGYMQELTRFMADLSCDK from the coding sequence GTGATTAACAAAGCATTCGTATATGGAACGCTCTGTAAGGGAGAAAGCAATCATCATGTTGTGTCTCCCTTCGTACAAAGTACTTCGGAAGCGACAATCCAGGGGTGGCTGTATCATCTCCCGTACGGGTATCCAACGATGATTCCTGGTGCCGGAAAAGTAAGTGGGCAACTACTTGAATTGCGCGATGTTCCGGCGGCGCTTGCTGCGATGGATTGGCTGGAAGGATATGAAGCAAACTGTCCGGATAACGAGTATGAACGCATCGTAACAACAGTTGTAACCGAAGACGGTCAAACGCATGACTGCTATGTGTACATATATCCTGACAGGCACCAAAACAGGCTGGAGCCTGATGCAATCTTCCTGCCAGCTGGAGACTGGCGTGCGTATCAGCGAGGCGAAGCGTGGGAGATGTACTTTGCGTATGGGTCTTGTATGAACCGCGATAGCTTCGCAGTCGATGTGCCGGTATACCGTGTGTTGAGTCGGGCGGTGCTGGATGATTACCGGATTGGATTCACACATTATTCCGCATATAAATGGCAGGGAGGCGTGGCAGATGTACTGCCTGCATCGGGGCGGCAGACAGAGGGGGTGCTGTATGCAATTCCTGCGGATTTGCTGCCAGCACTCGACAGGCGTGAAGGTGTTAAAGCGGGAATTTATGAGCGAATTATGGTCGAAGTTAAGGTAGAGAACAGAATGGTTCAGGCCTGGACGTATACGGTTGTGAACAAGCAGCCGGACATGGCTCCTTCTCCGGCGTATCGGGATACGATTATTGCCGGAAGTGATTTGCTGAGTGAGGGATATATGCAGGAATTGACGCGATTTATGGCAGACTTGTCTTGCGATAAATAA
- a CDS encoding PfkB family carbohydrate kinase — MKAVLSLGELLIDFVPETNGQALADVGSFRKAPGGAPANVAAAVARLGGRARFIGKTGADAFGDFLIQTLVDVGVDTRFLTRTAEVKTGLAFVSLKEDGERDFLFYRDPAADMLLERNDITDELFTDAAVFHFGSLSLIAEPARSATVYAAEQARKHGLLVSYDPNVRLALWPGAEDARRTILSYMPLADVVKVSEEELEFLTGTANVREGAASWFTQGVRLVLITRGKQGSTYVLSDGSTGDVPGIPAQAVDATGAGDAFIGAVLYQLAERMTCNLGDVLDGFDHEGLVQLLTFANAAGALATEQRGAIPALPYMTAVNKALDDLQE, encoded by the coding sequence GTGAAGGCTGTACTTTCTCTGGGGGAGTTGCTGATTGATTTTGTGCCGGAAACGAACGGGCAGGCGCTTGCTGATGTGGGATCATTTCGCAAAGCGCCAGGGGGGGCGCCTGCTAATGTAGCGGCGGCCGTTGCCAGGCTTGGTGGTCGCGCCCGGTTCATCGGAAAAACAGGTGCGGATGCATTTGGTGATTTCCTTATTCAGACACTTGTAGATGTTGGCGTGGATACTCGCTTTCTGACACGGACGGCAGAAGTGAAGACGGGGCTTGCCTTTGTGTCATTGAAAGAAGACGGGGAGCGAGATTTCCTGTTCTATCGCGATCCGGCAGCGGATATGTTACTTGAAAGAAACGACATTACTGATGAGCTATTTACGGATGCGGCTGTGTTTCATTTTGGCTCGCTGTCATTAATTGCAGAACCGGCACGCTCGGCTACGGTATATGCCGCGGAACAGGCACGGAAGCATGGCCTGCTGGTCAGTTATGATCCGAATGTGCGACTTGCTCTCTGGCCTGGGGCAGAAGATGCCCGCCGAACGATTCTTTCGTACATGCCGCTTGCGGATGTGGTGAAGGTGAGTGAGGAAGAGCTGGAGTTTCTGACGGGTACAGCGAATGTAAGAGAAGGGGCAGCATCCTGGTTTACACAGGGGGTGCGGCTTGTTCTCATTACACGTGGTAAGCAGGGCAGTACGTATGTGTTATCGGATGGTTCGACAGGTGATGTGCCGGGGATTCCGGCACAGGCTGTGGATGCGACAGGTGCGGGTGATGCGTTTATCGGGGCAGTTTTGTACCAGTTGGCGGAACGAATGACTTGTAATTTGGGCGATGTGCTCGATGGATTTGATCATGAGGGGCTTGTGCAGCTGCTTACGTTTGCGAATGCGGCGGGAGCGCTTGCGACAGAGCAGCGCGGGGCAATTCCAGCGCTGCCGTACATGACAGCCGTTAACAAGGCACTGGATGATTTGCAAGAATAA